Proteins from one Kazachstania africana CBS 2517 chromosome 1, complete genome genomic window:
- the ERP1 gene encoding Erp1p (similar to Saccharomyces cerevisiae ERP1 (YAR002C-A) and ERP6 (YGL002W); ancestral locus Anc_4.124) has translation MIKLVNLVALLVTLIVQVQGFYFYTSSNERKCFHKELTKGNLLQGQYKLSAQQNDVSITIDIEEVFDNNHRVMHQKMGSLNGEFAYNALDSGEHKICFQTSSSSWINKEKNIKFEIDMEIGDDLDLDSKKTATIKSLQNKVFLLTAKTLQIKNEQRLMRDREAMFRDLSESCNSRAMWWTVLQIVVLGATCFWQIKHLSTFFVKQKVL, from the coding sequence ATGATTAAATTAGTGAATTTGGTGGCATTATTGGTGACCTTGATAGTCCAAGTCCAAGGTTTCTATTTTTACACTTCTTCCAACGAACGTAAGTGTTTTCATAAGGAATTGACAAAGGGTAATTTATTACAAGGCCAATACAAATTATCAGCACAACAGAACGATGTCAGTATCACAATTGACATCGAAGAAGTCTTTGACAACAACCATCGTGTTATGCATCAAAAGATGGGCTCATTGAATGGTGAATTCGCATACAATGCCCTTGATTCAGGTGAACATAAAATTTGTTTCCAAACTTCCTCTAGTTCATGGATAAATaaagagaagaatatcaaatttgaaattgatatgGAAATTGGTGATGATCTTGATTTAGATTCTAAGAAGACTGCCACTATAAAAAGTTTACAGAACAaagtttttcttctaactGCTAAAACTTTACAGattaaaaatgaacaaaGATTAATGAGAGATAGAGAAGCCATGTTTAGAGATCTTTCTGAAAGCTGTAACTCAAGAGCCATGTGGTGGACTGTTCTCCAAATCGTGGTCTTAGGCGCTACTTGTTTCTGGCAAATTAAGCATTTATCAACATTTTTTGTCAAACAAAAAGTCTTATAG
- the RFA1 gene encoding replication factor A subunit protein RFA1 (similar to Saccharomyces cerevisiae RFA1 (YAR007C); ancestral locus Anc_4.120) — protein sequence MNNFQLTSGDFVKLFTDRARYNNPHNGVYQVSNTRKSDAHNSNKKNLVMMSDGTYHMKALLRDEAASKFSSMDLKRGDIIRSTSTEPVVVREKKKFVIIIHDFEVVQTGMDMINDSTKFIDSYFSEHPELVINDSESGEPPSAAAANYNNPVQPPVPQQQNQQSVFQPSSGTSQKSKPIFAIEQLSPYQNIWTIKARVSYKGEIKEWNNQKGSGKLFNANFLDTSGEIRATAFNEWAVKYSEILQEGKVYYISKARLQPAKPQFSNLSHPYELSLDRDTQIEECFDESNVPKTHFNFIKLNSIQNQENNSTIDVIGIIQTVGPHFELTSRAGKKFDRRDITLVDDSNYSIPVGLWNQQAIDFNLPEGSVVAIKGVRVSDFGGKTLSMGFTSTLVPSPDINEAYSLKGWYDSVGQNSNFTSLKQEADGSSSVNGGENATKFISQRITIARAQEDNLGRSERGDFFSVKAAVSFLKVDNFAYPACSNEGCNKKVLEQSDGTWRCEKCDINNPSPRWRYVLTISIMDETNQLWLTLFDDQAEQLLGTSANKLMELKETDPNQFTKVTQAIQMNQYDFRIRAREDNYNDQTRIRYTVAFLHKINQKAEADYLADYLSKSLVV from the coding sequence ATGAACAATTTTCAGTTAACTTCCGGTGATTTTGTCAAACTATTCACTGATCGTGCTAGATACAATAATCCACACAATGGTGTTTATCAAGTTTCCAATACGAGAAAATCAGATGCTCATAATTCGAACAAGAAAAACCTGGTTATGATGTCTGACGGTACTTACCATATGAAAGCCTTACTAAGAGATGAAGCTGCCTCAAAGTTTTCCTCAatggatttgaaaagaggTGATATTATTCGTTCCACGAGTACCGAACCTGTAGTCGTgagagaaaagaagaaatttgtcattattATCCATGATTTTGAAGTGGTGCAAACGGGTATGGATATGATTAATGATTctacaaaatttattgactCATATTTCAGCGAACATCCAGAACTTGTCATCAATGATAGTGAGTCAGGTGAACCTCcttctgctgctgctgccaATTACAATAATCCAGTTCAACCACCAGTtccacaacaacaaaatcaaCAATCTGTATTCCAGCCTTCAAGTGGTACCTCTCAAAAGAGCAAACCTATCTTTGCCATCGAACAATTATCACCATATCAGAATATATGGACAATTAAAGCCAGAGTCTCTTATAAAGGAGAAATTAAAGAGTGGAATAACCAAAAGGGTTCAGGTAAACTTTTCAATGCTAATTTCCTTGATACTTCAGGTGAAATTCGTGCTACAGCTTTCAACGAATGGGCAGTAAAGTATTCAGAAATTTTACAAGAGGGTAAAGTTTACTACATTTCAAAAGCTAGATTGCAGCCAGCAAAGCCACAATTTTCCAATCTTTCTCATCCATACGAATTAAGTTTAGATAGAGACACCCAAATAGAGGAATGTTTTGATGAAAGTAATGTTCCTAAAACCcattttaattttatcaaattaaATAGTATACAAAATCAGGAAAACAATTCCACTATTGATGTTATTGGGATCATTCAAACCGTAGGACCACATTTCGAATTAACATCAAGAGCGGGCAAAAAATTCGATCGCCGTGATATAACTCTTGTTGATGATTCCAATTATTCCATTCCTGTGGGGTTATGGAATCAACAAgcaattgattttaatttaCCTGAAGGATCAGTGGTAGCAATTAAAGGCGTTCGTGTTTCAGATTTTGGAGGTAAAACATTGTCCATGGGATTTACTAGTACCCTTGTACCAAGTCCTGATATAAATGAAGCATATTCCTTAAAGGGCTGGTATGATTCTGTTGGCCAAAACAGTAACTTCACCTCCCTAAAGCAAGAGGCGGACGGTTCAAGCTCTGTTAATGGTGGTGAAAATGCGACAAAGTTTATCTCCCAACGTATAACAATAGCCAGAGCACAAGAAGACAACTTAGGAAGAAGTGAAAGAGGCGATTTTTTCAGCGTGAAAGCAGCAGTTAGTTTCTTGAAAGTTGATAATTTTGCGTATCCAGCGTGCTCTAATGAAGGTTGTAATAAAAAAGTGCTGGAACAATCTGATGGTACATGGAGATGTGAGAAATGTGATATAAATAATCCTTCACCAAGATGGAGATATGTGTTGACAATTTCTATCATGGATGAGACTAATCAGTTATGGTTAACGTTATTTGATGATCAAGCTGAACAATTATTAGGCACAAGTGCAAACAAGTTGATGGAATTAAAGGAGACTGATCCTAATCAATTCACTAAAGTCACTCAAGCTATTCAAATGAACCAATATGATTTCAGAATTAGAGCTAGGGAAGATAATTACAATGATCAGACCAGAATTAGGTATACTGTGGCGTTCTTACACAAGATAAACCAAAAAGCAGAAGCTGATTATTTGGCGGAttatttatcaaaatctttagtagtataa
- the KAFR0A06450 gene encoding uncharacterized protein (similar to Saccharomyces cerevisiae PUF4 (YGL014W); ancestral locus Anc_4.114), producing the protein MINHAFKEQLATLNNFTTVSGLKNDSMDLHIFKCDSLWCHTKTNNLKVSDAHSEQLTLDLLLLNQDYKKSEDFGNELNQTMSMTLDSDPIYSINRDCLSLYLSIFTTDLSWNTVSSSWFPGTSQFSKFYPGHSGNKAKKRSSCDYQEFLQNGKSSYKFDKNEIINLATDYQTCKILQSYLDKLNRHEIDVIYKIIEKDIIGLILNSYGNYFIQKLIISVSLENRVNLLKTIAGQFNSIATDIHGTRVIQSLVDCVETIQEQEQIIKLIDNDLIQFCHDPNSNHIIQKILAKFDPEALIGIYQIMLQNCISISKDKFGCCIIQRCIDYGTSNQVATLIGHIVKNAESLSFDAYGNYVIQYIIKMEQNIYSCKYTFDILNNLKGKLTTISNHKFSSNIIELLLKNPNVADVIIKEFLSYGAKGNTFNSINVLLNDKYGNYVLQTALASSRQNNILLYNQLVNKILPLLTDEVKDTPHGKKISKKIKMNNNLRLRK; encoded by the coding sequence ATGATCAATCACGCATTCAAAGAGCAACTAGCCACGCTTAATAACTTCACCACTGTGAGTGGACTAAAGAATGATTCTATGGATTTACATATTTTTAAATGTGATAGCTTATGGTGTCATACAAAAACCAACAATTTAAAGGTAAGCGACGCTCATTCCGAACAGTTGACACTAGATTTACTACTGTTAAATCAAGACTATAAAAAATCAGAAGATTTTGGAAATGAACTAAATCAGACAATGTCAATGACCTTGGATTCAGACCCTATATACTCCATAAATCGTGATTGCCTGAGTTTATATCTTTCCATTTTCACTACTGACCTTTCATGGAATACAGTCTCATCATCCTGGTTTCCAGGGACATCTCAATTCTCAAAGTTTTATCCAGGTCATAGTGGGAATAAAGCCAAAAAAAGATCTTCGTGTGATTATCAAGAGTTTTTGCAAAATGGCAAAAGTAgctataaatttgataaaaatgaaataattaATTTAGCAACAGATTATCAGACTTGCAAGATTTTGCAGTCATATTTAGATAAATTGAACCGTCACGAGATTGATGTGATTTATAAGATTATCGAGAAGGATATAATAGgattaattttgaattcataTGGTAACTACTTTATTCAAAAGCTAATCATTTCTGTTAGTCTTGAAAATAGagtaaatttattgaaaactaTTGCGGGACAATTCAACTCTATTGCTACGGATATTCATGGAACAAGGGTCATTCAATCTTTGGTTGATTGTGTAGAAACCATCCAAGAACAAGAGcaaataatcaaattaattgataatgatttaATCCAATTTTGTCATGATCCTAACAGTAATcatattattcaaaaaatacTGGCGAAATTCGATCCAGAAGCGTTGATAggaatttatcaaattatGTTACAAAATTGTATCTCAATATCGAAAGATAAGTTTGGATGCTGTATTATTCAACGTTGTATTGATTATGGCACGAGTAATCAGGTCGCGACTTTAATTGGGCATATAGTTAAAAATGCAGAAAGTTTAAGTTTTGACGCTTATGGTAATTATGTCATAcaatatattattaaaatgGAACAAAACATTTACTCATGTAAGTAcacttttgatattttgaataatttgaagGGGAAATTGACGACCATTTCGAACCATAAATTTAGTTCTAATATCATTGAGTTATTGCTAAAGAATCCAAATGTGGCAGATGTGATTATAAAGgaatttctttcatatGGAGCAAAAGGTAACACTTttaattcaataaatgtACTATTAAATGATAAGTATGGGAATTACGTTCTACAGACTGCATTAGCTTCATCCAGACAGAATAACATTCTATTATATAATCAATTggtaaataaaatattaccattattaaCTGATGAAGTTAAGGACACTCCGCATGgtaagaaaatatcaaaaaagatCAAGATGAACAACAATCTCAGACTTCGAAAATAG
- the SEN34 gene encoding tRNA splicing endonuclease subunit SEN34 (similar to Saccharomyces cerevisiae SEN34 (YAR008W); ancestral locus Anc_4.116): MDGLKQKPVEIKVFVSEDANEVILSPLIFDIASIEAIRKIGITGTLSGTLPLATQQNLFLSVPLKLMVEEAIWLYINGCAKFSVMNGPISSRFSELLDSQSEQLEQESKLRLQKSFELQKKYKQEQHILKMKKLGIESRIDKGASESNALIESSLFVRTSDTSDLMNHFSNQQISGKIINYLVANYSSWDNYLLFQSLREQNYIMSPGARFGGKYIAYPGDPLNYHSHMTVRNALDYYNEPIDMLELACGARLGTTVKKLWVIGGVKHGNREKSDRTVQNLLLNKEDDVSFFSVEWAGFG, encoded by the coding sequence ATGGATGGTTTAAAGCAGAAGCCTGTTGAGATAAAGGTGTTTGTGTCAGAAGATGCCAATGAAGTTATCTTGTCGCCTCTAATATTCGACATTGCGTCGATAGAAGCGATCAGGAAAATTGGTATCACTGGTACTCTGTCAGGTACTTTGCCTCTGGCGACGCAACAGAATTTGTTTCTATCGGTTCctttaaaattaatggTAGAAGAAGCTATATGGTTGTATATAAATGGGTGTGCTAAGTTCAGTGTAATGAATGGACCGATCTCATCAAGGTTTAGTGAATTGTTAGATTCGCAAAGTGAACAGTTGGAGCAAGAATCGAAACTACGTTTGCAGAAATCTTTTGAGttacaaaagaaatataagCAAGAGCAacatattttaaaaatgaaaaaactgGGGATAGAGTCGAGAATTGACAAAGGTGCATCGGAATCAAATGCATTGATAGAATCATCCTTGTTCGTACGAACATCAGATACCTCTGACCTTATGAACCATTTTAGTAACCAGCAAATAAGCGGTAAAATCATAAATTACCTTGTTGCTAATTACAGTTCCTGGGACAACTATCTCCTTTTTCAATCACTAAGGGAACAGAATTATATCATGTCCCCAGGTGCAAGGTTTGGGGGCAAATATATAGCATATCCCGGTGATCCTCTCAACTACCATTCACACATGACCGTCCGCAATGCTCTAGATTACTATAACGAACCAATTGATATGTTAGAATTGGCATGCGGTGCAAGATTAGGAACGACAGTGAAAAAACTTTGGGTCATAGGTGGTGTAAAGCATGGGAACCGAGAGAAAAGCGACAGGACTGTACAAAATCTCCTCCTGAATAAGGAGGATGACGTCTCATTCTTTTCTGTTGAGTGGGCAGGATTTGGATAG
- the SWD1 gene encoding COMPASS subunit protein SWD1 (similar to Saccharomyces cerevisiae SWD1 (YAR003W); ancestral locus Anc_4.123): MNLLLQDPFSVLKEYPEKLTNTIVNPLKSTCLRFSPFGDYLAVGCYNGTIIVYDMDTMRPIKLFFSNQAIYGLDWSYNGKYLLSCSRDWHVKVWDLDLDDEPCGSVCFDGPVWGCNWIDSDRLSCVATVYEEKNAYLVDFELDSESNKLEGKIRPLRGDTEVEIANEQGYVLTSTLHPNSNSGTIIITGTSKGFINFYRLEHPNRTIKLIYSMKISNSNIKHIIVSSNGDRMAINSSDRTIRQYNLFLTDEVTMELEHKYQDVINKLQWNCIFFSGNSGDYLVASTHGSSTHELYLWETNTGTLVRVLEGTEEELMDIDWNFHTMTIASNGFETGNIYCWSIVIPPKWSALAPDFEEVDENVDYVEKENEFDDDDELQINEIKTLLNNEVNIQIDLITRDKFDVRSNDISQQQFVIPTDYSRIVLMKQRRHEHF; the protein is encoded by the coding sequence ATGAATCTGCTATTACAGGATCCGTTTAGTGTGTTGAAGGAGTACCCGGAAAAACTGACGAATACGATTGTGAATCCGTTGAAATCGACATGTTTGAGGTTCAGTCCCTTTGGGGACTATCTGGCTGTAGGGTGCTACAATGGGACCATTATAGTGTATGATATGGATACTATGAGGCCGATCAAGCTGTTTTTCAGCAACCAGGCTATTTACGGTTTGGATTGGAGTTATAATGGCAAGTATTTGTTGTCATGTTCCAGAGATTGGCATGTCAAAGTGTGGGATCTGGATCTAGATGATGAGCCATGCGGGTCTGTGTGTTTTGATGGACCCGTGTGGGGGTGTAATTGGATTGATAGTGACCGTTTGAGTTGTGTCGCCACTGTGTACGAGGAGAAAAATGCATATTTagttgattttgaattggATTCTGAAAGTAACAAGTTAGAAGGGAAAATTAGACCCCTGCGAGGTGACACCGAGGTGGAAATTGCAAACGAACAGGGGTATGTGCTGACAAGTACGTTACATCCGAATTCAAATAGTGGTactataataataacaggGACGTCAAAGGgatttatcaatttctatAGACTGGAACATCCGAATCGAACGATTAAATTGATCTACTCCATGAAAATTTCgaattcaaatatcaaGCATATAATAGTTTCATCTAACGGAGACAGAATGGCCATAAATTCGTCTGATAGAACTATTCGACAGTACAATTTGTTTCTCACAGACGAAGTCACGATGGAATTGGAACATAAGTATCAAGACGTCATTAACAAATTGCAATGGAATTGCATTTTCTTCAGTGGGAATTCAGGCGATTACCTCGTGGCATCGACGCATGGTTCGTCGACACATGAATTGTACCTTTGGGAAACAAATACGGGGACTTTAGTCAGGGTCCTTGAAGGTACGGAAGAAGAGCTCATGGATATCGACTGGAACTTCCACACGATGACCATTGCGAGCAATGGATTCGAAACAGGTAACATCTACTGCTGGTCTATAGTGATACCACCGAAATGGAGTGCACTAGCCccagattttgaagaagtcGACGAAAATGTCGATTATGTGGAAAAGGAGAACGAATTCGACGACGACGATGAACTGCAGATCAACGAAATCAAGACTCTTCTCAACAACGAGGTCAATATCCAAATCGATCTCATTACAAGAGACAAGTTCGACGTCAGAAGTAACGACATCTCGCAACAGCAATTTGTCATACCGACGGACTACAGTCGCATAGTACTGATGAAACAACGGCGTCACGAGCACTTCTAA
- the CDH1 gene encoding Cdh1p (similar to Saccharomyces cerevisiae CDH1 (YGL003C); ancestral locus Anc_4.122), which yields MLDNPFMSNTPSASPLKGHNTKRINEKYSTNTSLFSSSSASSGSANSILLASPTRRPRTTNTDYTDRFLPSRTSINLNSINSIANSTNSSFTNSNVNSEDQVELQRERQANETFDTVLKNEIFGELLSKDLNDKESNIDKIKHTKTTILSTPLSPPQKEANDSDLLSSPVTPKRLFTIGTNSSNTDELYRPSSNSMRGVSLLTYRSSPKKTRPSTTTLLNSQFFDSISSMRPESKQLLLSPKKTYRKIAKIPYRVLDAPSLADDFYYDLIDWSSTDLLAVALGKSIFLTNNSNGEVIHLCDTENEYTSLNWVGSGSHLAVGQSNGIVEIFDVNKKKCIRTMLGHSDRVACLSWNSYILTSGSRDHNILHRDVRSPDPFFEKIESHSQEVCGLKWNVDENKLVSGGNDNIVNVYDRTSTKPFMTMTEHKAAVKALDWSSHKRGILATGGGTADRHLKIWNVNNMTKLNDVDTGSQVCNLVWSKNTDEIVTSHGFSKYNLTLWNYPNLDPIAILKGHSFRVLHLTLSADGTTIVSGAGDETLRYWKLFEKQKHRSLSDTSSMFNAFNKIR from the coding sequence ATGCTTGATAATCCTTTCATGAGCAATACTCCCAGTGCATCTCCTTTGAAGGGGCATAACACTAAGCGGATAAATGAGAAGTATTCTACGAATACATcactattttcttcttcttctgcttcCTCTGGGTCAGCCAACTCAATCCTTTTAGCATCTCCAACAAGGCGTCCAAGAACTACAAATACTGATTATACAGACAGATTTCTCCCTTCACGAACAAGtattaatttgaattctATCAACTCAATTGCAAATTCTACAAATTCCTCATTCACAAACTCAAACGTGAACTCAGAAGATCAAGTTGAATTACAAAGAGAAAGACAGGCTAATGAAACCTTCGATACTgtgttgaaaaatgaaatatttggagAGTTATTATCGAAGGATCTTAATGATAAAGAGTCGAATATAgataaaataaaacatACAAAGACAACGATACTATCCACTCCATTATCTCCCCCTCAGAAAGAGGCAAATGATTCCGATCTCTTATCTTCTCCAGTTACCCCAAAGAGATTATTCACAATTGGCACTAACAGTAGCAATACGGACGAGTTATATAGACCATCAAGCAATTCTATGAGGGGTGTAAGCTTACTTACGTACAGATCTTCTCCAAAGAAAACGAGGCCGTCCACTACCACACTTTTAAATTCCCAATTTTTCGATTCTATCTCATCCATGCGTCCAGAGTCTAAGCAATTACTACTATCACCAAAGAAAACGTACAGAAAGATTGCTAAAATTCCATATAGAGTATTAGATGCACCATCTTTGGCTGATGACTTCTATTATGATCTAATAGATTGGTCCTCAACGGATTTATTAGCTGTGGCTCTGGGGAAATCGATTTTTCTAACAAACAATTCTAATGGAGAGGTAATACACCTTTGTGATACTGAAAATGAGTATACCAGTTTAAATTGGGTGGGGTCAGGGTCTCATCTGGCCGTGGGTCAAAGTAACGGTATCGtagaaatatttgatgtcAATAAGAAGAAGTGTATAAGGACAATGTTGGGACATTCAGATAGAGTTGCATGTTTATCATGGAATAGTTATATTTTAACTTCGGGTAGTAGGGATCATAATATTTTACACAGAGATGTACGTTCACCAGatccattttttgaaaaaattgaaagtcATTCACAAGAAGTTTGCGGTTTGAAATGGaatgttgatgaaaataaactaGTATCTGGTGGTAATGACAATATTGTCAACGTATATGATCGTACTTCAACAAAACCTTTCATGACCATGACAGAACATAAAGCTGCTGTAAAAGCTTTGGATTGGTCATCTCATAAAAGAGGAATTCTCGCCACAGGAGGTGGTACAGCAGACAGACACTTGAAAATATGGAATGTCAATAATATGACGAAATTAAATGATGTCGATACAGGTTCACAGGTTTGTAATCTTGTCTGGTCTAAGAATACCGACGAAATTGTAACCTCACATGggttttcaaaatataatttaacTTTATGGAATTATCCAAATTTAGACCCCATTGCAATCTTAAAGGGTCACAGTTTCAGAGTTCTTCATCTAACGTTATCTGCAGATGGAACTACGATAGTTTCTGGTGCTGGAGATGAAACGTTAAGGTATTGGAAACTATTTGAGAAACAAAAACATAGAAGTTTAAGTGATACGTCTTCAATGTTTAATGCATTCAACAAAATTAGATAA
- the NUP60 gene encoding FG-nucleoporin NUP60 (similar to Saccharomyces cerevisiae NUP60 (YAR002W); ancestral locus Anc_4.125): MSIKESGSFRNPKSVAPYRKPVSRVTNRKTSFMGRIKNLFTDKLNNITNTNENENSVQGGPKRSISERRSRTSNVIVPGGFFDASETTTTSIKKEEQNHDISTFVNDNVDDTINSNKRLSRFFAEKGDAPLSEIEIEGILSIINKSKQHIANDEDDDNTNLMDTTRNEQNGHHFETPKVLKSSRILSSSSNFNLPTFTPKFENSKRNVSMHSMTSSTSTTRRVFNYSNMPTPYRTVVYKYSVANTPRETKILPASNENSVRKPASVNDSKQKLSNTASALISLLDSEEKANDGSGLNVNVSNLANPYSSHISKLHKFKRPTVEKKEDIKPIEAPVVPVVEKKEVPATSNGTSSSNFNMYKPVRSSSLRSSVNAVSDEDEEDKKLQEPLEVPQEPLKVPQASAFTFKFDKKPERVEIKEDKKPSPVQPTWQTPDVSTKEGKSNSSFVPLNIKFAPKLTEEKKFSFEFEQPVNSNIDSSQIDETAVENFRSTFIF; the protein is encoded by the coding sequence ATGTCCATTAAAGAATCAGGCTCATTCCGTAATCCAAAATCTGTGGCTCCGTATAGGAAGCCAGTTTCGAGAGTGACGAACAGAAAGACTTCGTTTATGGGAAGAATTAAAAATCTTTTTactgataaattgaataatattacaaacACCAATGAGAATGAGAATAGCGTTCAGGGAGGTCCAAAGAGATCTATATCTGAGAGGAGGAGCAGGACTTCGAATGTGATTGTACCTGGTGGTTTTTTTGACGCTAGTGAGACAACAACGACAtctataaaaaaagaagaacaaaatcATGATATATCCACCTTTGTCAATGATAATGTTGATGATACAATAAACTCAAACAAGAGACTTTCCAGATTCTTTGCTGAAAAGGGTGATGCGCCATTAtcagaaattgaaattgaaggaatattgtcaataataaataaatccAAACAGCATATTGCTAACGACGAAGACGATGATAATACAAACTTAATGGATACGACTAGGAATGAGCAAAATGGGCATCATTTCGAGACTCCAAAAGTTTTAAAGAGTTCAAGAATACTTTCTAGTTCatccaatttcaatttacctACATTTAcaccaaaatttgaaaattccaaGAGAAATGTATCCATGCACTCAATGACTAGTTCCACTTCCACGACAAGGCGTGTATTTAATTACTCGAATATGCCAACTCCATACAGAACCGTTGTCTATAAATACAGTGTTGCTAATACACCAAGGGAAACAAAAATACTACCAGCATCGAATGAAAATAGCGTGAGGAAACCAGCCAGTGTCAACGATAGCAAGCAAAAACTAAGTAATACTGCTTCAGCTTTGATTTCCTTATTAGACAGTGAAGAGAAAGCTAATGATGGCTCGGGGCTAAATGTCAATGTATCCAATTTAGCCAATCCCTATTCATCacatatttcaaaacttcATAAATTTAAGAGGCCAACagttgaaaagaaagaggaCATTAAACCAATTGAAGCGCCAGTGGTGCCTGTTGTGGAGAAAAAAGAGGTTCCAGCCACTTCAAATGgtacttcttcttcaaatttcaatatgtACAAACCTGTAagatcatcatcattacgCTCAAGTGTAAATGCAGTAAGtgatgaagacgaagaGGATAAGAAACTGCAAGAACCATTGGAGGTCCCACAAGAACCATTAAAAGTTCCGCAAGCTTCGGCTTTCACATTTAAATTTGACAAGAAGCCTGAACGTGtagaaatcaaagaagataAGAAACCATCACCTGTGCAGCCAACATGGCAGACTCCGGATGTCTCTACAAAAGAAGGCAAGAGTAATAGCTCGTTTGTACCATTAAACATTAAATTTGCACCAAAATTAActgaagagaaaaagttttcatttgaatttgaacaaCCAGttaattcaaatattgacAGTTCACAAATTGATGAAACTGCGGTTGAAAACTTTAGATCGACTTTCATATTTTAG